From the Aspergillus puulaauensis MK2 DNA, chromosome 1, nearly complete sequence genome, the window ttcctcttcctccagggcaGTCAACTTGGCCTCGATGTCGGGGTCCACGTAATCGTAAATGTTCTTTCCGTACCATACCTCGGGGATCTTGTCGTGCTTCCATTCGTCGTCTGCAAGCATGTAGTTCTTCTTGAGATCGACGTTGTaaacaccagcaccgccgttctcctcctcgatatcccgctccagctgcttccgGTCTGGGTCGTTCTTGTCGTAtttcttgaggttcttgacaGCATCGGGAATGAATGTTTCGAGCTGTGCTCCACCCATGGGCTGTGCAACGTGGATACGCGCGAGAACATCGCCAAGTCTTCCACCAGGGGTGCCAGCGTTGTTGGATCCCGACTTGAGCTTCTGTGCAACTCGCTCCGCTAGCAACTTATCGCATGCAGCGTTCTTAACGTTGGTTACACCCTCGGTGGTAGTGCAAGaaagctggagaagctcaacGTCGTCTGCCTTGAGCATATTCTGCATCTCCTCTTGAACCTCAGGCTCAAGATCTTCCGGTCGTCGAACGTCGATCTTGTTCACCACAACAAAGACAATCTTATTGGCGAACAAGGGCCGGATATTGTGGAACAGCTTAATCTGGTCGGAAACGGAGTAACCGCACTGCTCGGACAGATCCATAAAGTACATAACCGCGGACCGCAAATGGGCGATGGCAGTGATCGACTGCATTTCAATGGTGttcatctcctccagagGGTGGTCGAGAATTCCGGGGGTATCGATGGCTTGAAATCGGAGGTACTTGTAGTCGAAATGACCGACAAACAAACTCTTGGTTGTGAAAGCATAGGGCTGAACGTCAACATCCGCGCGACTGATGCTACGCAAAAAGCTGGACTTTCCGACATTGGGATATCCGCAAATCAAGAGAGTTCGGGTGTTGGGGTCGATCGAGGGTAGACGACCCAAATGTTGTCTAACTTGTTCCAAATAAACGAGCGGGTCTTTGAGGCGTCGGCAAATGGTGGCCATGCGACCGAGAGCAGCGCGCTTAAGCTGTTTGCACTGGAAAAGAGACCCAGCATATTTGATGAGACGGACGTAGTCGCGGGACACCGTTTCGATCAAATGCTTTGCGGTCGAGACTTGACCGAGGGCAATTCTGAAATGGTCGGCATCATACAGCGTGTTCATCAAATCCTTGTCTGCCGGGATTGTGAGATAAGCTCAAAAATGCCGAGATTTGCACGAGTACTCACGGAAAGGATGAATGTCTTGTAGTCTGGGAAATCCATCCAAAATCGCTTGGAATTTTTCGCCAAATGTCTCTTGGGTGTACTTCACTTTTCGAGTGTAGAAGCCTGAAAATTTTCGGATTAGCCAATCTAAGTATCCACCATAAAAGCCATGGCTGCAAAATACCTCGAATACGGCTGATCTTGAAGCCCGCACGAATCTGAGTGGGCAACTGTCGCTGTGTACGACTAAGGACAATATCCAGGAATTCCTGGTTGGTGGGCACCGGAGGGATCTATCAAGCGGTGAAAGCATCAGTATTGGTGGCTTCGGCCATGGGCAACGAAAGGAAGGGGGGATTCGTACATCTTTCCACGTAGTCTTCATGATGGGCACCCGAGCAAGAGTCGTCGATAGAAAAAGTGACTCCTATACGTAACCCGATAGGCGATGGGAGCGAGATGGAGACAACGGTCGAGAtcgataaaaaaaattatgGTCGGCGGTCGGGGGCAGAATTTTTGTCGGGCGGTGAGCAAATGTGGGGGATTCTGCAGTTTCTAACCGAGCAAAAACACTTGACTTTTACGAAGCAGTCTACGCCGCTACGGTCTACTCAAGACTGTTGAATCTTAGTAGAATACATTGACTACCGAAGTTTCTATGATAAACACTGAGCCTGCCCTTACCAAACCAACCCGGTCATCATATCATAGCAGATCGTACCATCGTAGCCCCAGGAACTCCATTGCTTTTCGAAGTTGACCACACAGTGAGACCAAGTGCACAATCCATGAATATGCAACGACGAAAATGAACATAAAACGGGTAAAAAAAAGTGAATAATTGGTGAAGGGTATGAGTCGAAagcgggaagaagaaaatacTCATAGCATAAGTGAAAGCCGATATATAATCTCAGTGGCGAGTTCACTCATTGAATTCCAGTGTCTGAACGCAGTTAGCAGAGGAACCAAGGGGTAACGTAGGGATAAAAGACTGACCATATCTGtccaaccaccaccaccaaactGGCATTTGCTTTGGCCCCGGTTCTCAAAGCCAAAGGACTCGTAAAACGGTATGAGGTGATCGTGCACAATGATCACAATGCGATCTGCAATAGCTGCCTCCCGGATTCTTTGGATATAAGCCTTCATCAGTGTACTCCCGACCTGCTTTCCTTGGTGCTCGCGCAAGACTGCTACAGAGTGGATTGCGATCGAGCTTCCGTACTCGTCGTGGCCAACGGTCTCCCCGTCGACCACTGTTGAGCGCTCGGTTTTCCAGTCGGCCGGTAGTTCCATAGATTTATCCGTCACACGGGAGTTGGAAGTCCTGGTGGCGATAACATGTCCGACGAGAGTTGGGCGAGGTTTAagctggtcttcttcgagaATCGGAAGGGTGAACAAGCCGAGGCAGAGCTCGGGGCATCTTCCAAGACGATAGGAAAACTATTTATTGTAGCCGAATCAGCAAAACTTGTACAACCGGAATATACGCGGGTAACGAGACCATACTTTATCGCGGGAACAGCGCTCCTGTTCGGGGAATGCCTCTTCTACAGTAACACAGTCATCCACGTTCGACTCCGTCAAGACCTGTACGAAGGGGTGCAGGTCGTCTAGCTTTGAAGGCTGATGCACAGGTGGACGGCGGAACCAGTATGGGTATTCGTTGAGATCGTCATGGTCAACGGCGACATagtcctcgtcgacctcttcgtcgtcgtcgtctccatCGGCCTCTAGCGGGAGACCGTTCGCCATGAACGCGTCTGGGTGGTCATATGCTTCTGCGCGCGACAGATCGCTGCCGGTGATAGGCAAAGAAAATTCGTCGCTGTTGGATAAGGGTTTAAGACCGTTGATGGGGTGGTCGGGGATCTGGTGATGTGACTGGTCCGACATGGTTTCGAACTGCAGGGGTGGTGAAGTATGAGGCGTGGGGCGTCAAGCAAGTGGGTTTTgtcttgtatatatataacaaCAGCGGTGTTCCAGGAGAGCGAGTGTATGCAGAGTGAAAGATGGTCTGGAAGGAGCGATTGAGAGAGGTAAAGTGTGGACGGTAGATTAATCCGATCGAAAAAATGCGAGGGAGCCAAAGTCAGTGGTGGGCTGGTCACTGGCCACCAGTGGGGCAGGAATAATGCAGGCGATAAGCCTTTGAAGAACCAGGCGAGATGATTTCAATCCTGATCGCTGATAGCCGAGAACCTTGGCTAGATCTTGCAGGCGGTGCTTGCAGAAGTCAGAACCCTGGTCAAGATAATGTTCGCCATCGTCCAGGCTCAACCACAGCCGTTACTCCGATTGAGTTTGAAGAGTTTTCATCCCGCAAAAGGCGGGGCACCAGGGAGTTTGTGCTTTTATCTGGACCTGGTGCCTCTCCCCCACTCTGACTGCTTATCTGAATGAATCCTTTGTCGGTCTCGGCTCCCATCTGTACTAGAGAGCGACTCGAGACTTCTTTTGACTCCTTGTTCGCCAATGGAATCCGAGTCAAGAGCTGACCCTATTCAGTGCGCTTTCCGAGGTCCTGATGGCTAATAATTGCTTCTCCCGCTTTGCATTTATGGTTTTTGTACTGAGGTGGCATGATCTTTCTATTCTTGACGAGCTCTGGATGAATATAGGCTCGTTTCCATAAACCTTCAGCCCAGCAGGGTTCAGCTTACTTGCCCAAGCCCCTTCACCAAGGCGTTTTCCGTCGAACAGCTCCTGCGTGCGGTGTTGAACAATCATACCGTTCTTCGTCTCCTGTATCAGCGGAGCAGGATTGAGATGTGTCGCAGGTTATAGGTAGACTCGTCGAGTGTCGCGCACACTGTGTCCATTTCGATGGACCAGACAATCACCCGGACAATCTGAGAAGCAAGTCATATGCGATTACAACACATGTTCTCTTTTCCAAGACCTCATCCATTGTGCAGGCGCCCAGGAATGAGTTCTTCGATCATCCAGGTTTGATATAGTACAACAGTGCCTGTTCGACATACCTCAGCATTCTGGCCCATTGGAACAAGCTTTAGAAGGAAGTTCTCCGCCTCTGCGGTTGAATTCGTCCCCTCAACTCCCACGACCCCATCAAAGGCCCTGGATTGTTATTCCGCTAGACACCGCTGCTAGTACccctggaactggaaagcTTGTAGTTTCGATTTGAGTGCGTTCCATTCTGACTGTCAATGTTGGAATTGGGCAACGAGAACCAGACCTGACCTGGAGGATATCATACTGAAGTTTCTACAACTGCCAACGACCATGGTCGTAAATCGGTGGTATTCGCGGCAATATCCAAGGGTTCTGGACTTTAGTGGGGTGTGGGATACGACGACAGTCTTTTTGATAGTCCCCTACTCCGTACGTACTGTGGGTAGTACTAGCATACTCGGATTTACATCCAATACTAGTACTTTATTATAACAAAATGGACGGAGCAATACGTCTTCCAATTTCGGTTATAGCCGACGTCACAACGGCTTTGGACACAATTGTCTATTGACGTTTACCGTTGACGATACTGGATATAGTTCACTTGGGCAGGAGGAATCCCTATCAGCTTGGGCATTCACGCCCTTTCTACTTCAATTTTTGTCGTGGAAGTTCTAACTTTCTATACGATTGCGATATCTACATAGTTTTCCATTGTAACACTGCGCATCCCAATTTAGCCGTAACCTTGGCGTGGGATGGTTGCAATTTCGGCCGCCCACCCGGCTTCCACAGGCGAGGAGTTTCGAAGCTTCGAAACAGCACTAACAATCACAGCAAATCTGTCAAAATGTCTCAGCCGGAGCGTTTGCTCCTGCAGAACCCCCGCGTCAAGACTTGATAAATACAGAAATGCTCGGCGTGATCGGCCTCGGTACAAACCGCGGCAGCCGAGAACGGAGCGGTAAGAGGCCGCATCGTCATTGACTCACGATTTCCCTCACCATATCGACCCatatttcttcctctcctccgacCCGCCAACTGCTCCCCACAATGTTCTCTGTCATTCCGGTTCCTTGAGGAGCCTGTTTGTTCGTCTGTTCCTGTACCTGGTATGGACTTTCGACATATCCAAAACTGAACCATGAGCTCGAGGGCGCTCCCGTGGTCGCGGGTCACGCAGTCGCCTCTCAAGGTATGAGCCATATATGCCAATTCGTGCGCAAATGTGTCTAACCctcgtcttttttttttattctagcGGCATCCGACCGTTTTGaatggcagtgatgatgCTTATTCGGCGACCGCTCGTCGGTGCTACTCTTCGTCATGCGATCGCAGAGTCATCCATAGCgccgccttctcctccaccagccgAAGTTATGATCGCCTGGGCCGTCgggcgaaggagaagttGCTCGATCGGGTATGTTGCCCCAGCTCTTCAATTAGCCTTTCGCCGTAGTTCTGATGTTTGGCCTGGCCTTAGGAATTCTTCATGAGCTTGCTGAACTCGGCATCCACAAAACGTGAAGCGAAATCATACCTCGCCCGCCTCAAGGCGGAGCACCAGGCGAAGTCCCAAAAGAAGCCGCCGAGAAAACCGATAGAACAAAACGTCACCGAGTCACTACCTTCCGGAGTCAACCTGGGGAATTTCTATGGCGCGTCGAGAACAGTGTATCAAAGCCCTGTTTTCAGACAGGATTCAAC encodes:
- the NOG1 gene encoding putative GTPase NOG1 (BUSCO:EOG092619NK;~COG:S;~EggNog:ENOG410PFNA;~InterPro:IPR027417,IPR012973,IPR005225,IPR024926, IPR006073,IPR010674,IPR041623,IPR031167;~PFAM:PF02421,PF06858,PF17835,PF08155,PF01926;~go_component: GO:0005730 - nucleolus [Evidence IEA];~go_function: GO:0005525 - GTP binding [Evidence IEA]), whose protein sequence is MKTTWKDIPPVPTNQEFLDIVLSRTQRQLPTQIRAGFKISRIRGFYTRKVKYTQETFGEKFQAILDGFPRLQDIHPFHKDLMNTLYDADHFRIALGQVSTAKHLIETVSRDYVRLIKYAGSLFQCKQLKRAALGRMATICRRLKDPLVYLEQVRQHLGRLPSIDPNTRTLLICGYPNVGKSSFLRSISRADVDVQPYAFTTKSLFVGHFDYKYLRFQAIDTPGILDHPLEEMNTIEMQSITAIAHLRSAVMYFMDLSEQCGYSVSDQIKLFHNIRPLFANKIVFVVVNKIDVRRPEDLEPEVQEEMQNMLKADDVELLQLSCTTTEGVTNVKNAACDKLLAERVAQKLKSGSNNAGTPGGRLGDVLARIHVAQPMGGAQLETFIPDAVKNLKKYDKNDPDRKQLERDIEEENGGAGVYNVDLKKNYMLADDEWKHDKIPEVWYGKNIYDYVDPDIEAKLTALEEEEEKLEADGYYESDESVEDAEDADTRMKADLIREKRTLMRNEAKLRKSLKNRAAIPRSAKSKRLSQMEQGLDAAGYDADAAVSRVRSQSQSRGRTTTRDMDDDAMDVDPSDPKQAIARAKGRARSQAATNRLQDGVTDETSRSKAERLTKLSQKKMNRMARQGEADRHQTVSLVKHLVAGKRGMGKTQRR
- a CDS encoding polyamine acetyltransferase (COG:K;~EggNog:ENOG410PJFM;~InterPro:IPR000182,IPR016181;~PFAM:PF13673,PF13508,PF00583;~go_function: GO:0008080 - N-acetyltransferase activity [Evidence IEA]) — encoded protein: MSDQSHHQIPDHPINGLKPLSNSDEFSLPITGSDLSRAEAYDHPDAFMANGLPLEADGDDDDEEVDEDYVAVDHDDLNEYPYWFRRPPVHQPSKLDDLHPFVQVLTESNVDDCVTVEEAFPEQERCSRDKFSYRLGRCPELCLGLFTLPILEEDQLKPRPTLVGHVIATRTSNSRVTDKSMELPADWKTERSTVVDGETVGHDEYGSSIAIHSVAVLREHQGKQVGSTLMKAYIQRIREAAIADRIVIIVHDHLIPFYESFGFENRGQSKCQFGGGGWTDMTLEFNE